A single window of Coffea eugenioides isolate CCC68of chromosome 7, Ceug_1.0, whole genome shotgun sequence DNA harbors:
- the LOC113778018 gene encoding cyclin-dependent kinase C-2-like gives MAAAAPGQLNLEESPSWGSRSVECFEKLEQIGEGTYGQVYMAKERKTGEVVALKKIRMDNEKEGFPITAIREIKILKKLQHENVIKLKEIVTSPGREADEQVNQEGNRYKGSIYMVFEYMDHDLTGLADRPGLRFTIPQIKCYMKQLLTGLHYCHLNHVLHRDIKGSNLLIDNKGNLKLADFGLARSFSSDHNANLTNRVITLWYRPPELLLGATKYDSAVDMWSVGCIFAELLHGKPILPGKNEPEQLNKIFELCGTPDEINWPGVSKIPWYNKFKPARPMKRRIKEVFRHFDSHALELLDKMLCLDPSKRISAQEALVAEYFFVDPRPCDPRSLPKYESSHEFQTKKKRQQQRQNEEMAKRQKVQHPHQHARLPPIQQSGQANPQHWAGPNHPMNPSQPPLSSGPSHHQYGKQHGPPGGPSRYPPGGNPSSGFYPDRGSQGGSYGSGAYPAQGRGPPYPGSSLPPAAQRGAASGYGAPPNYSQSNQYGGSGAGRPNSMAGNRNQQYGWQQ, from the exons ATGGCGGCGGCGGCTCCGGGGCAGCTGAATCTGGAGGAGTCGCCTTCATGGGGGTCTCGTAGCGTTGAATGCTTCGAGAAGCTTGAGCAAATTGGTGAAGGAACTTATGG CCAAGTATATATggccaaagaaagaaaaactggaGAAGTTGTTGCTTTAAAGAAGATACGCATGGACAATGAAAAAGAAGGG tTCCCTATAACTGCCATTCGTGAAATAAAAATTCTAAAGAAGCTGCAGCATGAAAATGTTATTAAACTGAAAGAGATTGTGACCTCTCCTG GTCGCGAGGCAGATGAGCAAGTGAATCAAG AAGGTAATAGATACAAAGGCAGCATTTACATGGTTTTTGAGTATATGGACCATGACTTGACGGGACTTGCTGATCGTCCTGGATTGAGATTTACAATTCCACAAATCAAA TGTTATATGAAGCAGCTGCTTACTGGCCTTCATTACTGTCATCTCAATCATGTGCTTCACAGAGATATCAAAG GCTCCAATCTGCTCATAGATAATAAGGGAAACCTGAAGCTAGCAGATTTTGGGCTAGCACGATCATTCTCCAGTGATCACAATGCCAATCTCACAAATCGAGTAATTACTCTCTGGTACAG ACCTCCAGAGTTGCTTCTTGGAGCTACGAAGTATGATTCAGCAGTAGACATGTGGTCCGTTGGCTGTATTTTTGCTGAACTTTTGCATGGAAAACCAATCTTACCTGGAAAAAATGAG CCTGAACAATTGAACAAGATCTTTGAACTCTGTGGCACCCCTGATGAGATTAATTGGCCTGGTGTTTCCAAGATTCCCTGGTATAACAAGTTCAAACCAGCAAGGCCAATGAAGAGGCGAATTAAGGAGGTCTTTAGACA TTTTGACTCCCATGCTTTGGAGCTACTGGATAAGATGCTGTGTCTTGATCCTTCCAAG AGAATATCAGCACAGGAGGCACTGGTTGCTGAGTATTTCTTTGTGGACCCGCGGCCATGTGATCCAAGGAG TTTGCCAAAGTATGAATCCTCACATGAGTTCCAGACAAAGAAGAAAAGACAACAGCAACGACAAAATGAAGAAATGGCCAAAAGACAGAAGGTGCAACACCCACATCAACATGCTCGCCTGCCTCCTATCCAACAATCTGGGCAAGCAAATCCTCAACATTGGGCTGGACCAAATCATCCTATGAATCCATCCCAACCGCCACTATCATCAGGACCCAGTCATCATCAGTATGGGAAGCAGCATGGTCCTCCGGGAGGCCCTAGTCGATACCCTCCTGGCGGAAACCCTAGCAGTGGCTTTTATCCAGATCGTGGGAGCCAAGGAGGAAGTTATGGCAGCGGTGCATATCCAGCCCAGGGAAGAGGACCACCGTACCCTGGAAGCAGTTTGCCTCCGGCTGCTCAACGAGGAGCTGCCAGTGGATATGGTGCTCCTCCTAATTACTCCCAAAGTAATCAGTATGGAGGCTCTGGTGCTGGCAGACCCAATTCCATGGCTGGTAACCGGAACCAGCAGTATGGTTGGCAGCAATAG
- the LOC113778786 gene encoding LOW QUALITY PROTEIN: probable mitochondrial adenine nucleotide transporter BTL3 (The sequence of the model RefSeq protein was modified relative to this genomic sequence to represent the inferred CDS: inserted 1 base in 1 codon) yields MTNLEVWLKNLVANSLESKQVQYLAEAHDFSLHLNGFIGGGLFLEPSIPSSFVSLVNPNNSSNSLSLVGVSCSGDRRSRRRSRRRGIVACGGSGSGRFLSVTLSTVKGGEGGEGIGEVLLQDAGKSVECETPAFEEGEKKKEGESKVREVKGKALNTVKHLWAGAVAAMVSRTFVAPLERLKLEYIVRGEQKNLFELIKTIAATQGLKGFWKGNFVNILRTAPFKAVNFYAYDTYRNQLLRMSGNEETTHFERFVAGAAAGITATVLCIPMDTIRTVMVAPGGEALGGVIGAFRHMIQTEGFFSLYKGLLPSIVSMAPSGAVFYGVYDILKSAYLHSPEGRKRLQHMKQQGEELNALEQLELGPVRTLIYGAIAGACSEAATYPXEVVRRQLQMQVRATKMSALGTCMKIVEQGGIPALYAGLIPSLLQVLPSAAISYFVYEFMKIVLEVE; encoded by the exons ATGACTAATTTGGAAGTTTGGCTCAAGAATTTAGTAGCGAACTCATTAGAATCAAAACAAGTACAGTATTTAGCTGAAGCCCACGATTTTTCGCTGCATTTGAATGGTTTTATCGGTGGAGGATTATTTTTGGAACCTTCGATTCCgtcatcatttgtttcattAGTGAATCCGAACAATTCATCGAATTCTCTTAGTCTGGTCGGAGTTTCATGTAGTGGTGATAGGAGGAGTAGGAGGAGGAGTCGCCGGAGAGGGATCGTTGCTTGTGGCGGCAGCGGAAGCGGGAGGTTTTTGTCAGTGACGCTTTCGACTGTAAAGGGAGGTGAAGGTGGAGAAGGGATTGGTGAGGTGTTGTTGCAAGATGCAGGCAAGAGTGTGGAGTGTGAAACGCCGGCGTTTGAAGAAGgtgagaagaaaaaagaaggcgAATCTAAGGTGAGAGAAGTAAAAGGAAAGGCTTTGAATACTGTTAAGCATCTTTGGGCTGGTGCTGTGGCTGCTATGGTTTCTAG AACTTTTGTGGCACCACTTGAGAGACTAAAGCTGGAATACATAGTTCGTGGTGAACAGAAAAATCTATTTGAGCTGATCAAAACTATTGCTGCCACTCAAGGGCTGAAAGGATTCTGGAAAGGAAATTTTGTTAACATCTTGCGGACAGCTCCCTTTAAGGCTGTCAACTTTTATGCTTATGATACTTACAGAAATCAGTTGCTTAGAATGTCTGGTAATGAGGAGACAACACATTTTGAAAGGTTTGTTGCTGGTGCTGCTGCTGGAATCACTGCTACTGTGCTCTGCATACCTATGGACACT ATCAGGACTGTAATGGTAGCTCCTGGAGGGGAAGCCTTGGGCGGTGTAATTGGTGCTTTTCGTCACATGATCCAGACTGAGGGGTTTTTTTCTCTTTACAAGGGATTACTTCCGTCCATCGTAAGCATGGCTCCTTCAGGCGCTGTTTTCTATGGAGTTTATGACATATTAAAATCTGCTTATCTGCATTCACCAGAAGGTCGGAAACGGCTTCAACATATGAAACAACAAGGTGAAGAATTGAATGCTTTAGAACAACTGGAGTTGGGTCCTGTGAGGACACTAATATATGGGGCAATTGCTGGTGCTTGTTCTGAAGCTGCTACATACC TTGAAGTAGTTAGAAGACAGCTTCAGATGCAAGTTCGAGCTACAAAAATGAGTGCTTTGGGAACTTGCATGAAGATAGTAGAGCAAGGTGGTATTCCTGCACTTTATGCGGGGCTGATTCCTAGCTTGCTACAG GTTCTGCCATCAGCAGCGATAAGCTATTTTGTTTATGAGTTCATGAAGATAGTTCTCGAGGTGGAGTAA